A window of Variovorax paradoxus genomic DNA:
CGCAAGCGGCATAGCCCGAGCGCACCTCCACGCCGACCTGCCGCGCGATGCCGTGCTGCTCCAGCCACTGGTCGATCAACCGGGTCTGCGGCGCCTCGGGACTGTAGACAACGAGCCGCTGACGCAGCGCGGCGGCCAGGTCGAAGGGCTGGCGCGCCGCGAGCGGGTGCGCCTCGGGCAAAGCGCACAGCAGCGTCCAGCGACCGATCTCGCGCACATCGAGCGCGGGGTGGTCGAGCGCCGCGCTGGTGATGGCCACATCGGCCTCCTCCGCCACCAGCAGCTTGACGATCTCGCGCGTGGGCAGCGTTTCGAAGAACACCTTCGACTGCGCAAAGCGCTCCAGCAGGCGCGCCGCGGCACCGGGCACCAGCCGCAGCCCGGTGTTGGCGCTGGCCAGCACGCGCAGCGTGGCGTGGTTGCCGAAGCGCAGGTGGGCGGCCACATCCTGCAAATGATGCACGCCGAGGTAGACCTTCTCGACCTCGGCATGCAGCGTATGCGCTTCCGGCGTCGCAACGAGGCGGCCGTTGCGTCGCTCGAACAGCGCGACGCCGAGCTGCAGCTCGAAATGCCTCAGCAACCGGCTGATGCCGGGCTGCGACACATGCAGCAGACGCGCGGCGTTGGTGGTGGAACCCGTGGTCATGACGGCCCGGAAGACCTCGATCTGGCGCAGATTCATGGCCCGAGGCTACAACAATGGTGTCGGGGATAACCCTAGGGAATAACTCGATGTTATCGAGACGCGCCGCATTGGTATTGGATGGATCGCGGCTGCATTCGTAGCATCCCCGGCCATGCAAGCACCCCAGTCCATCCCCGATATCTCCGACATGGCGCCGCCCGTGAGCGGCCGCACCCTGCTCTTTCCGGTCGTCGGCAATCCCGTGGCCCAGGTGAAGGCGCCCCTGGCTTTCAACGCCCTGTTCCGCCGCGCAGGCATCGATGCGCTCGTGGTGCCGCTGGAGCTGCAGCCCGCCTCCGTGCTGGACACCTGCCGCGGCCTCCTGGACTCCGGCAGCATCGGCGGCCTGCTGGTCACGGTGCCCTACAAGAAGACCTTGTTCGAGCTGGTCGCGCAGCCGGGTGAGCCGGCGCGCCTGGTCGGCGCGGTGAATGCGATTCGCCGCAGCGCGGAAGGCGCCATTGCCGGCGACCTGTTCGACGGCATCGGTTTTGTCGCGGGCCTGCGCGCCGCCGGCCATGAACCCGCCGGACGCAAAGTGCTGCTGGTGGGCGCGGGCGGCGCCGGCTCGGCCGTCGCGGCGGCGCTGCTGTCGGCCGGCGTCGCATGGCTGGGCCTGTTCGACGTTCACACCGCCCAGGCCGAGGCACTCGCCGCTCATCTGCAATCGCGTTTCTCCGGCAGCACGGTGGTGTCGCTGCGCACGCTCTCTGAGGTCGACTGCGATATCGCAGTGAACGCCACGCCGCTGGGCATGAAGCCCGGCGACCCGCTGCCGCTGGATCCCGCCGCGCTTCCCGCGGGCACGCTGGTGGTCGACGTGATCATGCAACCCGCCGAGACGCCGCTGCTGCGCCACGCGGCGCAGCGCGGCCTGCCCGTGCACCCCGGTCGGCCGATGCTCGATCACCAGCTGCCGGCCTACCTCGACTTCTTCGGCCTGCCGCAGGCCGCGCAACTGGCGCGCCACGTTGCACCCCCATGCCGATTCCAGCTCTTGACGCAGACCTTTCCATGAAAAAAATCGCTCGCCACCTTCTTCTCGGACTTGCCGCCGGCGCAGCTTTGCTGGCCACCGCCGGCACCGCCCATGCGCAGGCCTATCCCGCCAAGGCCACCACGCTGGTGGTCGGCTTCGCGCCCGGCGGCTCGGGAGACATCCTGGCCCGGCTCGTCGCGCAGAAGCTCGCGACCTCGCTCGCGCACCCCGTCATCGTGGACAACCGCCCCGGTGCCGGGGGCACCATTGCCAACAGCTTCGTGGCCGGCGCGCCCGCCGACGGCTACACGCTGCTGTTCGTGACCAGCGGCTTCCCGGGCAGCACCGCGCTGTACCCGAAGCTGAGCTACGACACGGTCAAGAGCTTCGCGCCGGTCGCCAAGGTCGGTGCCTCCCCGGTCGTGATGGTGGCGCCCGCCAACTCGCCCTATCGCAGCCTCGCCGACGTGCTGGCGGCCGCGCGCAAGGCGCCAGGCAAGCTCAACTACGCAGCGGGCGGCGGCGGCGCGACCACCACCAGCCTGGCGGCCGAGTTCCTCAAGAGTGAAGCCAAGGTCGACATGCTGATGATTCCGTACAAGGGATCGGGCCCGGCATTGACCGCACTGATGGGCAACGAGGTCGACCTGGGCTTCGACATTCCGTCGAGCGCGCTCCCCCTGATCCGCTCGGGCAAGCTGCGCGCGCTGGCAGTGACCACCAAGGCCCGTTCGCCCGCCATGCCCGAGGTGCCGACCGTGGCCGAGACCGCGCTGCCGAACTTCGAGGTGACCGGCTGGTTCGGCATCCTCGCGCCGGCCGGCACGCCGCCCGAGGTGGTCGCGCGCCTGAACAAGGACGTCAACGCGGCCTTGGCCATGCCCGACGTCAAGGAGCGCCTGCAGGCCCTGGGCGTGGAGCCCGCGCACGGCAGCCCCGCGGAGTTTGGCCAGTTGATCCTCTCCGAGACGAAGCGCTACGGTGACGCGATCCGGCGGCTCGGCCTGAAGGCCGACTGAGGGCGCCCGCATGACGACAGGACAAGCGCACATCAGCGCCGCCATCGCGCCCGGCACCGAAATCGCGACCGACATCGTCGTGATCGGCGGTGGCCTCGGCGGCGTCTCGGCGACGCTGGCCGCGGCGCGGCAAGGCGCGCGCGTGGTGCTGGTCGAGGAACTCGACTGGCTCGGCGGCCAGCTCACCTCTCAAGGCGTGCCGCCCGACGAGCACCCGTGGATCGAGAGCCTCAGTGCCTCGCAGAGCTACGCGGCGCTGCGCCACGGCATTCGCGACTACTACCGCACGCACATGCCGCTGACCGAGGCCGCGCGCGGCAGCCTGCGCCTGAACCCGGGCCAGGGCAACGTCAGCACGCTGTGCCACGAGCCGTGGGTCGCCGTGAAGGTGATCGATGGCCTCCTGGCGCCGCACGTCGCCGCCGGCCGCGTGACGGTGCTGCGGCAGCACCGCCTGATGGATGTGCAGGCCGACGGCGACCGGTTGCGCGCGGTGCGCGTTCGCGACCTGCCGAACGACCGGGAGCGCGTGCTGCAGGCGCCGATGTTCATCGACGCCACCGAGATCGGCGACGTGCTGGAGATGGCCGGCGTGGAACACGTGTTCGGTGCCGAGGCGCAAGCGCGCACCGGCGAGCCGCATGCGCTGCCTGAGGCGGACCCTTTCGACCAGCAGGCCATCACCTGGTGCCTGGCCGCCGACTACCTGCCCGGCGAGGACCACACGATCGACAAGCCCGCGGCCTACGAGCGGCTCAAGACCCTGCAGCTGGACTGCTGGCCCGGTCCGCAGTTCAGCTGGACACTCAGCGACTTCGTGACGCACCAGCCGCGCGAGCGACCGCTGTTCGTGGGCCCCACCGATGCCGAGTCGCTCTATGACCTGTGGCATGCGCGGCGCATCGCGTGGCGCCTGAACTTCGAAGCCGGCGCCTATGCAAGCGACATCACGCTGGCCAACTGGCCGCAGATGGACTACTGGGAAAAGCCTGTCGTCGGCGTTGCGCCTGCGGCCCAGGCCGAAGCACTGGAGGAGGCCCGGCAGTTCAGCCTGGCATTCTTCTACTGGATGCAGACCGATGCGCCGCGCCACGACGGCGGCTGTGGCTACCGCGGCCTGCGCCTGCGTGGCGACGTGCTGGGCACCCGCGACGGACTGGCCAAGCAGGCCTACTACCGCGAGGGACGCCGCATCGAGGCGGAGTTCACGGTGTGCGAGCAGCACATCGGTGTCGCCGCGCGGCCCGGCAAGGACGGCGCGCAAGCTTTCTTCGACAGCGTGGGCATCGGCGCCTACCGCATCGACCTGCACCCGAGCACGCGCGGACGCAACACGGTGGACATCGACTCCTTCCCGTTCCAGATTCCGCTGGGCGCCCTGCTGCCGGTGCGCGTGGACAACCTGCTGCCGGCCTGCAAGAACCTGGGCACCACACGCGTCACCAACGGTGCCTATCGCGAGCATGCGACCGAGTGGAGCATCGGCGAGGCCTGCGGCAGCCTCGCCGCGTTCGCCCTGGCGCGCAGGCAGCCGCCGCGCGCGGTGCGCGCGCAGCAGGCATTGCTGCGCGAGTTCCAGGCCACGCTGGAACGCCAGGGCGTGCTGCTCGCATGGCCGAGCTTCGGCGCGCTGACACCCACGCGGCGCGTGGGCTACGTGCATGCGGGGTGAAGGTCACACACACTCGGGCGCGACGGCGTCCAGCACCCTCACCAGGTGCTCGACGAGCCGGCCCGAGTAAGCCTGGGCGGGGTGGAGGATGTCCGCCATCTCCGTGGGCTGCACCGGCACGCTACCCCAGTCGGCAAAGGGCACCGCCAGTTCCCTGGCCACGCGCCGCACGACCGCGTCGCCCTGCGCGCGAACCTGCGCCCCGGTCAGCGTGCGCGACAGGCCGGTCAGCACCACGTGGCGGCCCTCCGCCCTCGCACTGGCGACCATGGTGCGCAGGGACGGATCCAGGGGCAGCCCCTGCATCGCGTCATTGAGCCCGTGCTCGATGACCACGATGCGGCCGGAGCGCTCTTCGCTGGCGAAGGAAGCCGAACGGGCGCTCGCCGTCTCGCCGTTCACCGAGCGGTCGACGACCCGGTAGCGCGGACGCAGGCGCCGCAGCGCCGCCGCCGGCGGCTCCCTGAGCCGCTGGTCGCCCAGGTAGCCGCCGTGAAGGATCGAGTCGCCATACAGCTCGACGCTGCACACGGGCTCGGGCTTTGCGGCGGCCTGGACGCGAACGAGGTCCTCCGACGGCGCGACATGGGACGGCGAACAGCCGGCCGCAAGCGCTGCGCCCAGAACTGCGGCGGTGATGATGATGATCTTGCGCCGTCTCGCGCGGCGGGTCGGGATACAGGCGGAATGAGGCACCTGCCGACACTAGGGAGCAATTGAGGGGAAATTGTGGAGATGACCCCGGCCACGAAAGTCGCGCATAGCACAGCCGTAGGAGCCAGCCTACGTCAAAAGACGCAACTTGGCGGTTCTGCCAACGCGCTTTTGCGGGGTCCCAAAGGTAGGATCGTCCGCGGTGAGACTTCGCGCCGGCACCTGTGCGGCGCATGCGTCATGGCGGAGCAGCCACGCGTTTCACCAGGAAGACTCCAAAACACCCGAAGAGGAACTCATGAGCCAAGAATTCGAAACGCTGCTCGCCGCCGTGCGGGAGGAAGAAAAAGACATCGTCGAGAGCTGGCTGAGCGAAGCCCGAGTGACCGACACCGGTGCGCGGCGCACGGCCCAGACCGAGGCACTCGACATCCTGCGCCACCTGCGCGAAGCGCTGGAAGCCGGCGGCGATCCCTCCCGTTTCGAGACCGCGGCATGGGCGCCGATGCGCGAGTTGCTGGGCAATCTGTCGAAGACGCGCGCGGCCAAGGGCCAGTCGGCGGCCGACACCAGCCTGTTCGTGCTCGCACTCAAGAAACCGCTCTTCGCCTCGCTGCAGCGCCGCCTTGCCGACGACCCGCAAGCGATGGCCGCCTCGCTGTGGACGCTCTCCACCACCGTCGACAAGCTCGCGCAACACACGGTGGGCACCTACCAGCTGGCGCGCGAGGAAATCATCCGTCGGCAGCAGGAAGAATTGCTGGAGCTCTCCACCCCCGTCATCAAGCTGTGGCACGGCGTGCTGGCGGTGCCGATGATCGGCGTGCTCGACAGCAGCCGCACGCAGATGGTCATGGAGGCCTTGCTGCAGAAGATCGTGGACACCGGCTCCGAGCTCGCCATCATCGACATCACCGGCGTGCCCACGGTCGACACCCTGGTGGCGCAGCATCTGCTGAAGACCGTCACGGCCATCCGGCTCATGGGCGCGGACTGCATCATCAGCGGCGTGCGCCCGCAGATCGCGCAGACCATCGTGCACCTGGGCATCGACCTGCAGGGCGTGCGCACCAAGGCCACGCTGGCCGATGCACTGGCGCTCGCGCTGCAGCAGACCGGCTGGCGCGTATCGCGCGACAAGTGAGCGGCAGGCCATGGACAGAATTCCAATTCTCCGGATGGGCGACACGCTGCTGGTCACCATCCAGGTCGACATGCAGGACCAGACCGCCCTGACGCTGCAGGACGACCTGTCCAACCAGATCGCAAGAACCGGCGCCTCGGGCGTCATGATCGACATCTCGGCGCTCGAGATCGTCGATTCCTTCGTCGGCCGCATGCTCACCAGCATCTCGGGCATCGCACGCATCCTGTCGGCCACGACCGTCGTCGTCGGCATGCAGCCGGCGGTGGCGATCACGCTGGTCGAACTCGGGCTGTCGCTCGAAGGCGTGAGGACCGCGCTCAATGTCGAGCGCGGCATGGAACTCCTGCAGCGTTCCCGCCAGGAGAACGTCCTTGGCCGTTGAACCATCAGGCACATTGCCCCTGCTCACCGAGCAGAACATCGTCGCGAGCCGGCAAATGGTGCGCGCCCTGTGCCAGGACCTGAAGCTCTCGCTGGTCGACCAGACCAAGATGATCACGGCCGCCAGCGAACTCTCGCGCAACACGCTGATCCACGGCGGCGGCGGCCGCATGCGATGGGAGTTCGTGGAGCGCAACGGGCGGCGCGGCCTGATGCTGCATTTCGAGGACGAAGGCCCGGGCATCGCGGATCTGGCCCTCGCCCTCACCGACGGCTGGACCAGCGGCAGCGGCATGGGCCTGGGCCTGCCGGGCAGCAAGCGGCTCGTGAACGACTTCGACATCGTGTCGGCGTCGGGACAGGGCACCCGCGTGAGCATCACCAAGTGGAAGTAGTCACCGGCTGGACCCACAAGGCCTTTCCCATGAGCGACGCCAGCCGTGTGGGCGAGGCGCGGCGCCATGCCGCGCTCGCGGTGGCGGACATGGGGTGGAGCGAGGTCGAAACAGGCCGCCTGGCGCTCGTGGTGACGGAGCTGGGCACCAACCTGCACCGGCATGCGAGGAACGGGCGGCTGCTGATCGCGGCCCACCGGCAAGCAGGCGAAGCCGGCGAGGTCGAGATCATCTCGATCGATGAAGGACCCGGCATCGCGGACCTCGCGCTCGCGATGCAGGACGGCCATTCGTCGGGCAGCACGCCGGGCACCGGCCTGGGCGCGGTGCGCCGCCTTGCCAGCGAATTCGACATCCACTCCAGCATGCCGGACGGCACGGTGAGCGTGGCGCGCGTGCGCCCCGCCGCAAGCTCTGCCGCGGGGGTCGCAAGGCGCGGCGCCGCCCTGCAGATCGGCGCCATCTGCCTGCCCGCGCCGCACGAAACCGTCTGCGGCGACGGATGGGCGGCGGCAATCCACGGCGAGCAGGCCACGCTGCTGGTCGCCGACGGGCTGGGTCATGGCCCCGAGGCCGCCAAGGCCTCGCGGGCCGCCATCGCGGCCTTCGCCACCTCTTTCGAGGCCGATCTGCGCGAGACGGTGCAGAAGGTGCACCGCGACCTGCAGACCACCCGGGGCGCGGCCGTATGCGCGCTGCGCATCGACACCGACAGCGCCACCGTCAGCTACACCGGCGCCGGCAACATCGCGGGCCGGGTGCTGTCGGGCGTGTTCGACAAATCGCTCATCACCCAGCATGGCACCGCCGGCATGCAGATCCGCAAGCCGGAGACCGCCTCGCTGGCGCTGCCGGCGCATGCGCTGGTGATCCTGCACAGCGACGGCATCGAGACACGCTGGAGCGTCGAGCGCATCCGTCCCCTGCTGCAAAAGGATCCGAAGCTGGTGGCGGCGGTTCTTTTGCGCGACCATACACGTCATCGCGACGACGCCACCGTCGTGGTGATCCGCCAAAAGGAATAACCGATGAACAGCACCGGCCTGGCCGACTGTGACGACTCGCAAGCAGCGCTGGCAGCCAGCCGCCGCGAAGTCGATGAGTTGCGCGCGGAACTCGAGGAGACCAACCGCGGCGTGGTGGCGCTGTACGCCGAGCTCGATGCGCAGGCCGAGCAGCTCAAGAAAGCGACCGAGCTCAAGAGCCGCTTCCTGGCCTACATGAGCCACGAGTTCCGCACGCCGATCAGCGCGATCCGCAGCATTGCGCGCCTGCTCAGCGACCGCGTGGACGGGCCGCTGACGCAGGAACAGGAAAAGCAGGTCGGCTTCATCGACGGCACCGCAACCGAACTGGCCGAGATGGTCGACGACCTGCTCGACCTGGCCAAGATCGAAGCGGGCCGTGTCGATATTTCACCGGCGTGGTTCGAGATGGTCGATCTCTTCTCCGCGCTGCGCGGCATGTTCCGCCCGGTGCTGCACAACCCCGCCACCGCCTTGATCTTCGAGGAGCCCGAAGGGCTGCCCAAGCTCTACACCGATGACCGCAAGCTGTCGCAGATCCTGCGCAACTTCATCTCGAACGCGCTCAAGTTCACGCCGCAGGGCGAGGTCCGCGTGACGGCCATGCGCGTGGGCGAAGACTCCCTGAAGTTCTCGGTCTCGGACACCGGCATCGGTATTGCGCCCGAACACCACGCCGCGGTGTTCGACGATTTCTCGCAGGTCGACTCCCCCGTGCAG
This region includes:
- a CDS encoding LysR family transcriptional regulator; the protein is MNLRQIEVFRAVMTTGSTTNAARLLHVSQPGISRLLRHFELQLGVALFERRNGRLVATPEAHTLHAEVEKVYLGVHHLQDVAAHLRFGNHATLRVLASANTGLRLVPGAAARLLERFAQSKVFFETLPTREIVKLLVAEEADVAITSAALDHPALDVREIGRWTLLCALPEAHPLAARQPFDLAAALRQRLVVYSPEAPQTRLIDQWLEQHGIARQVGVEVRSGYAACAMAAAGAGIAFVDDLSARAHRPEGLVFVEVPGAPQFPIYSASNVNRPLSQLGLRFLALAQEELGALQAAALG
- a CDS encoding shikimate dehydrogenase family protein; translation: MQAPQSIPDISDMAPPVSGRTLLFPVVGNPVAQVKAPLAFNALFRRAGIDALVVPLELQPASVLDTCRGLLDSGSIGGLLVTVPYKKTLFELVAQPGEPARLVGAVNAIRRSAEGAIAGDLFDGIGFVAGLRAAGHEPAGRKVLLVGAGGAGSAVAAALLSAGVAWLGLFDVHTAQAEALAAHLQSRFSGSTVVSLRTLSEVDCDIAVNATPLGMKPGDPLPLDPAALPAGTLVVDVIMQPAETPLLRHAAQRGLPVHPGRPMLDHQLPAYLDFFGLPQAAQLARHVAPPCRFQLLTQTFP
- a CDS encoding tripartite tricarboxylate transporter substrate binding protein; protein product: MKKIARHLLLGLAAGAALLATAGTAHAQAYPAKATTLVVGFAPGGSGDILARLVAQKLATSLAHPVIVDNRPGAGGTIANSFVAGAPADGYTLLFVTSGFPGSTALYPKLSYDTVKSFAPVAKVGASPVVMVAPANSPYRSLADVLAAARKAPGKLNYAAGGGGATTTSLAAEFLKSEAKVDMLMIPYKGSGPALTALMGNEVDLGFDIPSSALPLIRSGKLRALAVTTKARSPAMPEVPTVAETALPNFEVTGWFGILAPAGTPPEVVARLNKDVNAALAMPDVKERLQALGVEPAHGSPAEFGQLILSETKRYGDAIRRLGLKAD
- a CDS encoding FAD-dependent oxidoreductase, with product MTTGQAHISAAIAPGTEIATDIVVIGGGLGGVSATLAAARQGARVVLVEELDWLGGQLTSQGVPPDEHPWIESLSASQSYAALRHGIRDYYRTHMPLTEAARGSLRLNPGQGNVSTLCHEPWVAVKVIDGLLAPHVAAGRVTVLRQHRLMDVQADGDRLRAVRVRDLPNDRERVLQAPMFIDATEIGDVLEMAGVEHVFGAEAQARTGEPHALPEADPFDQQAITWCLAADYLPGEDHTIDKPAAYERLKTLQLDCWPGPQFSWTLSDFVTHQPRERPLFVGPTDAESLYDLWHARRIAWRLNFEAGAYASDITLANWPQMDYWEKPVVGVAPAAQAEALEEARQFSLAFFYWMQTDAPRHDGGCGYRGLRLRGDVLGTRDGLAKQAYYREGRRIEAEFTVCEQHIGVAARPGKDGAQAFFDSVGIGAYRIDLHPSTRGRNTVDIDSFPFQIPLGALLPVRVDNLLPACKNLGTTRVTNGAYREHATEWSIGEACGSLAAFALARRQPPRAVRAQQALLREFQATLERQGVLLAWPSFGALTPTRRVGYVHAG
- a CDS encoding SGNH/GDSL hydrolase family protein, which encodes MPHSACIPTRRARRRKIIIITAAVLGAALAAGCSPSHVAPSEDLVRVQAAAKPEPVCSVELYGDSILHGGYLGDQRLREPPAAALRRLRPRYRVVDRSVNGETASARSASFASEERSGRIVVIEHGLNDAMQGLPLDPSLRTMVASARAEGRHVVLTGLSRTLTGAQVRAQGDAVVRRVARELAVPFADWGSVPVQPTEMADILHPAQAYSGRLVEHLVRVLDAVAPECV
- a CDS encoding STAS domain-containing protein, giving the protein MSQEFETLLAAVREEEKDIVESWLSEARVTDTGARRTAQTEALDILRHLREALEAGGDPSRFETAAWAPMRELLGNLSKTRAAKGQSAADTSLFVLALKKPLFASLQRRLADDPQAMAASLWTLSTTVDKLAQHTVGTYQLAREEIIRRQQEELLELSTPVIKLWHGVLAVPMIGVLDSSRTQMVMEALLQKIVDTGSELAIIDITGVPTVDTLVAQHLLKTVTAIRLMGADCIISGVRPQIAQTIVHLGIDLQGVRTKATLADALALALQQTGWRVSRDK
- a CDS encoding STAS domain-containing protein, whose amino-acid sequence is MDRIPILRMGDTLLVTIQVDMQDQTALTLQDDLSNQIARTGASGVMIDISALEIVDSFVGRMLTSISGIARILSATTVVVGMQPAVAITLVELGLSLEGVRTALNVERGMELLQRSRQENVLGR
- a CDS encoding anti-sigma regulatory factor → MAVEPSGTLPLLTEQNIVASRQMVRALCQDLKLSLVDQTKMITAASELSRNTLIHGGGGRMRWEFVERNGRRGLMLHFEDEGPGIADLALALTDGWTSGSGMGLGLPGSKRLVNDFDIVSASGQGTRVSITKWK
- a CDS encoding ATP-binding SpoIIE family protein phosphatase, with product MEVVTGWTHKAFPMSDASRVGEARRHAALAVADMGWSEVETGRLALVVTELGTNLHRHARNGRLLIAAHRQAGEAGEVEIISIDEGPGIADLALAMQDGHSSGSTPGTGLGAVRRLASEFDIHSSMPDGTVSVARVRPAASSAAGVARRGAALQIGAICLPAPHETVCGDGWAAAIHGEQATLLVADGLGHGPEAAKASRAAIAAFATSFEADLRETVQKVHRDLQTTRGAAVCALRIDTDSATVSYTGAGNIAGRVLSGVFDKSLITQHGTAGMQIRKPETASLALPAHALVILHSDGIETRWSVERIRPLLQKDPKLVAAVLLRDHTRHRDDATVVVIRQKE
- a CDS encoding sensor histidine kinase — translated: MNSTGLADCDDSQAALAASRREVDELRAELEETNRGVVALYAELDAQAEQLKKATELKSRFLAYMSHEFRTPISAIRSIARLLSDRVDGPLTQEQEKQVGFIDGTATELAEMVDDLLDLAKIEAGRVDISPAWFEMVDLFSALRGMFRPVLHNPATALIFEEPEGLPKLYTDDRKLSQILRNFISNALKFTPQGEVRVTAMRVGEDSLKFSVSDTGIGIAPEHHAAVFDDFSQVDSPVQKRLRGTGLGLSLSRQLAVLLGGHVEVASELGKGSVFSVTVPVQLPRQEAAPRE